TGTTCGCAAGGTTATTatcatgaacaaaaataaaaagaattttaCGCTGTGgagggcattttcctggcatggtttgggtccacttgtccccttagaggaaaggtcactgcaaatcaatacaaagttattgtgagtgatcacctttatcctgaagaaacatttctatcctgatgagAGTTGTCTCTTCCAATgcacaatgcccccatccacagggcatgaggggtcactgactggtttgatgagtatgaaaatgatgtgaatgaCATGCTATAGCCTTCACAGTCACCTGATCTcaaattgaacacctatgggagattttggaccgacgtgttagacagcgctctccaccaccatcatcaaatgAGGAAATATCTTTGGatgaatggtgttccatccctccagtagagttccagagacttttAGAATCTATGCCAACGCCCACTGAAGATGTTCCCTGCTGCTCATGGTGGCCCAaaaccttactaagacactttatgttggtaatttgtcacccatctgtatgtCAATTCCCTGACTGCCATTTCTATAGAATCTTGAGTGTTCTTCTTTAAGTCCCTACTTATTTAAAGAATAATATTATGCATGTCAGTGTTTTATGTGTCATAGGTTTCACGTGGAAATGGACTAATATGCTGATAGAAGTCTTGTCCGCCTAACTCTGTACAGCCATCACACTATTTCATTGTTGAAGGCGATGTACCAAAAATGTCTTTTGAATCTTTCAGCCTCTTCTTAGCTCAAAACGTTGAGTGTGGctattttctgaaacaaagcGTTGCACTCCACTGTGTATTGTGTGGAGGATAGGCATATGAGGAAAAGACAGTATATTTTAGGAGAAGATGCACAGATTAAGACAGACAGCATTACACCTGCTAAAATGCAAAactagagagagggagggcaagCAGTTCAAcagataaacaaattaattcaaaactTATCCTTTCCTTGTCATGGTCCCTAGGTAAATCTAGGtaaatataaatcattttgtCATTGTCCTTTGATGGGAACTGTTGAATCACTGGAAAAGTAGCACAAATTATGTCTTTGTTCAAgagcaaaattaattttcaggtCACTGTTTACGAAATAGCTGTTGAGATGTGatattagggaaaaaaaaacattatttacatttaaaaaaccgGGATATAATATGTGTTATATTGAGTGGTTTTacaatttccatttttcattgtaTTGGTGCCCATTGCTATTTATGTCAATTCCCTGGCTGCCAATTTTATAGAATCTCGACCGCCCTGCTTATTCAGGGAATAGTTCTATGCATGTCAGTGTTTTATCCATCTGGTTGTGGATTTTTGTGTCCTAAACACTGTCTGTAAAAATATAAGTCATGAATGTGTACTTAAACCTGCAGGTATTTCTTTTAGTCActttcaaaaaagtatttttttgtcAGGAGGACCACTTGTTTAATGTACAGTGATAACACAAGTTTTCTTATGTGTAAACTATGCATTGTCGCTCAAGGACCTGAATGCAAAAACTAGAATTTcagtcatgtttttgttttcctttacattaaATCATTATATAGAAGAATAGATTGTTAAACTGTTCCAAAAAGTTAATATTactacaaaatatttatttgcactaATCTATATCACTATATAAAAATATCTATAATTCCTGGGTTATGTTTGCAATAGTATAGTAGTAAGTATAAGAGTTTTATGTTTTAGAATGACTTTAGTTCTTCAGTTTTTACTCTACTTTGCTCTTTCTTCAGGAAACCCTATCCCACACTTTATAGctcagaaaaaagacaaaaatttcATGGAATGAGTAAAAATAGTGTCTTGACTCAGTAGGAATATGTTAAAATAGACTGTACACTGAATAGAAATGGGTCACactcagttttatttcagttctttGGGGTGAAAAGGGCAGATCTAGAGAATTCTGAAAAGATCCATACTCACTGTTTTTTAACTATGctgagaacagaaagaaaactgtACAATTATATGCAAGCATACTAGGGTTGTCAATAATGTTGATGCTTCGATACTTACTCgatataaaaaatttgaaaggggtacaatactcatttgcAACAGTATCGATTGGGTTGTCGCCAGCAAAACAGCGTGCGATTGTGTGGGCCTTATCAAGATGGCAAGTGCTGCCGAGCCTCCACGACCATTTCTGATTGAAAAGTAAAAACGCAGAAGTGCTGTTTGGAAGTATTTTGCATATGATGCAAAGGAACAAGGAAAGGCTAAGTATATCGATAGGCCTATGTGCAAACAATGCTACAAAGTGGTGACGCCGAAGCACAGTAGCACATCAAACTTGGCGAAGCACCTGAAGGACCGACACCCCAGTCTCAATATGGAATTTCGAAGGGTAAGTGAAAGCTCCCGTTTCAACATCACTGAGTAGCATACAGTGCAAAACAAAattgccccccaaaaaaaaaatggctgcaaacattttgttgaaatgaCCTTCATCAGTgacttttattgtatttatattgctTGAATAAAATGATACACCTTTCTAATGGACATCCCGATTTTCACTGGAATGCAAGTTTTCTATTTGATGCTTTAATAATTCTTATGCCGACAGCTGTAGGGGAAGTAGCTGGCTGTCAGACCGATGCAGCTTGCATCCAGGTTGTCCATAAAACCAAGGCTGTCCACTTCTTTTTGcctatgtttttttatgtgagtTTGATGCATGAACCACAATATTTGTCAACTGGTCATCTTTCCTATTACGTGAGCAATAGCCAACTTTTTCCTTGTATTGCCTGCTTAATCATGTTTTCCTCTTTTAAAACCTCACATTTCCTTCTGTCCAAAACTAAGGAAACAATGACCATTGCAGTGTCTGCAAGAACACTGTTTATCATAAATGACCAGCAAGCAAGTCAACCCACTGGAGAAAGATTTTTGAAGCTTGGAGTGGCATTTCCTTTTGTCAAggtctgtcatttttttctttctaaattgCATACTGTTTGGTTTCAGAATGTAGAGTCTGATTTATTTTGGACAGTTTATATGGTCTTAATAACAAACTTATTTTGAGATAGATGCATATTAACAattcttctgtgtttttatattttctcaaAATCAGTGCACATAATTATTGAATGCAcaagtgctcattaaaaaagttTTCTGAGTACAAACCTTTTGCAATTTTTCATTAccagttttcatttcagatttcatGTAAGATAATAACACTGGTTTCACCTGTGAGTGTAGTTTACCTGTTAGCTTTATGACAGGTGTTTAAATTGTTAAcaattaaaggttttttttggttggaaCAGGCCTTGGTGAAAGCAAATTACTATTTCCAGGAGCTTTACTCTGGCAGTGAAAAGCCATTCAAGATCTTCCTGATGaataatacagacacacaagagCAATGCCTCACAGACAGCCTCAATGAGTTTGGTAAGTACACCCTGTTAGCAATACATTCTTTAGTGTAGGCCACTGGCACAGTATTGAATGTAAGCTAATGCAACAAATAATATCAACTATGTTATTATAATCAATCAACTTCAGAgtgcaaaactgaaaacatgtggaaaaatgaaaataattaaaataattgttaaattagtTATATAATTAGAAGCtagttatttaaaattatttatgtgaTTCTATGATTGGATGGTTAGGTGTTTTATGATCATTCAAAGTTTAATTCAAACATAAAaccactgaaaatgaataatttttgtCCAGGGATTAGCAATGAACTGAATGTAAGCACTCGgatttaataacaaaaaagacttgtgtttgtttccccaTTAGGTTTAACTGATATCGAGATCTGTCAGGACATCAGCGAACCCACTGGGAAAATTCTCTACCTCACTGAGGACCCTGTAAAAGCAGAGAAGGCCATTAAAAACGGTAGAGTTAAAAACTCAACATCACAGATCAAATCATTTTTCTCTGGATTTCTTTTCCCGAATGAAAACcgaaattaaaaacacaaactgcttGTATAATTGTTCCCAAAACACAGCAGTTGCAAGCATCTAACTTCCTACACGATACACTGGCCTGTATTTAAACAACATTTGTTCTCAActtgacttaaaagtaaatacAAGCATACATGCACTTTTTCTTCGCAAATTCAGGTTGAGAAGTTAATTTTCATGATTGCTTAACTCACTGAACTGTTTAAAACAACTTACAAATTGTCagccaaagttaaggacaaatgttgattgaatcctagCCATTTGGAAACAGCTGTTTGGTCTCCAAGTAGCAGACTGAAACATACATGCAGATTGTTTACACAGCCATTTCATGGTTTACTAGTGAGGCTAAGATTTTATACGGCTGTAACAAAGAGAAATGGTGTAACAAAAAGATGTTTCATTCCACCCTCACAGGGCATGCAGCTGCCATTATGTTCCCCAATGACCAGGAAGTGCAATGGAGCGATGAAAGACAGGTACCGTGAGCATGAGAGCCCCAGCTTGGTGGACTTTCTGTCCACCGCAACGACATAATTATACAAAGGAACTATCATTATGATTTTAATGGGAATCAATGGGATTTTACCTTGCTGTACTGTAAGCGAGCTATTATGCTCAGAGAattaataaattgtattttgcgGAATGGCTAATAAGCAATGCTTAGGCGGTCAAGAAACTATTCTAATTCAGGGCTgaccaactctgttcctggagatctacggtcctgtaggtttttattccctaccaaacacacctcattcaacagctggagatctcattgagctacTGTTTAGTAGAACTGGGTGTATAAAATAAGGtagaaattaaaacctacaggatggagGATCTCCAAGGAACAGGGTAGCCCTGTTCTAAtgaaaaagcaaatgtgatATTCAGTCTTgagaaaaagcattttatgtGACACTGCCACCAGATTACATAGTGCTTACTCAGGCATATGTATGatgtgtcattacattacaggcatttagcagacactcttatccagagcaacttacaccaCTTTTTACAGAGCATTTACATGGCAGCCATTTATACTtctgggtatatactgaagcaatgcaggttaagtaccttgctcaagggtacaatgacagcaTCCAacttgggaatcgaacctgcaacctgtaGGTGTCAAGATCTACAATAACTTTGccactatactacactgtcacccCATTTAACATGTCTTTAGGAAGTTACCGAGCCAGACTGTATAATTTAATGACTCTTCATTCAtgctttcacatttttgtacatGGCCAACAAATagactaactagctagcttttAAGCTAACTCTCAagatcattctttttctttgtgcCCATGTGCTTCatgaataatcatttttaaatattattatattagagTTGTTCAGTCTTGAATATGTGTCCTTGAATGACATTCTCTGACAGACTTATGGACacaattttgcttttttaacatGTCTATCTTGTCCTTTCCTCTACTAACACTGGTCAAATTCAGCTTCGTGTGGCCTTCGATGGAGATGCTGTCCTGTTCTCTGATGAGTCTGAGGAAGTTTACAAGAAGAAAGGGCTGGAAGccttcataaaaaatgaaaaggataaAGAGGACACCCCTCTCAAAGAGgtatttttgtctgtgtgctggCTGTAGTCAAGCAGGCAATTAAAAAGTCCTGAAATTATGGTACAGTTGGCAAAAAGCAAAAGTGTCCTCACTCTACTGTATGtttggtttctgtgtttttgactGGTTCAGACAACTTTGGTGGGTTTTGGTCATCTGACATACAGTACCTTGTGCATTTGTACACAGCCTCTGAAATACAGTACCTTGTGCATTTGTACATAGCCTCTGACATACAGTACCTTGTGCATTTGTACATAGCCTCTGACATACAGTACCTTGTGCATTTGTACATAGCCTCTGACATACAGTACCTTGTGCATTTGTACATAGCCTCTGACATACAGTACCTTGTGCATTTTAACACAGCCTCTGACATACAGTACCTTGTGACCTTCATCCTTAGGGCCCGCTGAAGTGCTTTCTGGAGGTTCTCTGCTACCTGCAGAAAATGCTCAGTGACAGGAGTCCATTCAAAGTGCTGACCTACCTGGTGACATCCCGCAACCCCATCATTTGTGGGACCAGGGCCCTGAAGACTCTGACCAGTTGGGACCAGGAGGTCAACCAGGCCTTCTTCATGGCCAAGAGCCCCAAGGGGCCGCTCTTGGCAACGATCCGCCCGCACATCTTCTTCGATGACCAGAAGTCGCACATCGACAAGGCGCTTGAGTGGGGGGTCATCTCTGCCCATGTGCCTTATGGGATAGGATACGAAACCTACAAGGGTGCCGCCAAGAAGGCAAAGAAGTAATAAAACATGGGGACAAACAAAGCTGTTAAAATGCACAGCGAAGTCAGCACTAACTGGAGCTGGGCtgctaaactcaaacattcggtgctactgcaaccaaagtgtgagttaaaaacagaaacgcgttgttttagtttcattcgtagacgatacacgacaactatgccgaaaacggaaaAGTCTATTACTTTGTCTTTCCTCTTTCATTTGACTCAGCTTTTACATATTACAAATGCTCTAAATTTAAAGTACTCTAAACAGGGAATGTTTCTGGGAAAAGTGGGTTAAGCTTATAATGTTACATTAAgaataaaaacttttaaaaacattatgctTGTTTTATGTTGTCAAAGTTAAGTAAAATCCTTTAAaatggacattttaaaaatg
This window of the Anguilla anguilla isolate fAngAng1 chromosome 1, fAngAng1.pri, whole genome shotgun sequence genome carries:
- the LOC118233341 gene encoding cytosolic 5'-nucleotidase 1A-like; the protein is MFPNDQEVQWSDERQLRVAFDGDAVLFSDESEEVYKKKGLEAFIKNEKDKEDTPLKEGPLKCFLEVLCYLQKMLSDRSPFKVLTYLVTSRNPIICGTRALKTLTSWDQEVNQAFFMAKSPKGPLLATIRPHIFFDDQKSHIDKALEWGVISAHVPYGIGYETYKGAAKKAKK